A region from the Phycisphaerales bacterium genome encodes:
- a CDS encoding aquaporin, whose amino-acid sequence MSGLPHHSVGSKLLAEGLGTFCLVFAGTGAIVFDAASNGGHGGAITHVGVAMVFGLVVLAMILALGRVSGAHINPAVTIAFVMRREIGVRLAGAYVIVQIAGALAASALLRVLVGHDPTLLEASHLGATLPSGEAWVSLVLEGVLTFFLMLVILGSGSRGGPLLNVAIAVGATVGLEALFAGPICGASMNPARSIGPAVVSGHLEHLWMYVVAPVAGAIGAVGVWRVIEPASEAHA is encoded by the coding sequence ATGTCGGGCTTGCCGCATCATTCTGTAGGATCGAAGTTGCTGGCCGAAGGGCTGGGGACGTTCTGCCTTGTCTTCGCGGGGACGGGGGCGATCGTGTTCGACGCGGCGTCAAATGGGGGGCATGGGGGGGCGATCACGCACGTGGGCGTGGCGATGGTCTTTGGGCTGGTGGTGCTGGCGATGATCCTCGCGCTGGGGCGGGTGTCGGGGGCGCACATCAATCCGGCGGTGACGATCGCGTTTGTGATGCGGCGTGAGATCGGCGTGCGACTGGCCGGGGCGTATGTGATTGTGCAGATCGCCGGGGCATTGGCGGCGAGCGCCCTGTTGCGTGTGCTTGTGGGTCATGACCCGACGCTTCTCGAGGCGTCACATCTCGGCGCGACGCTCCCCAGCGGCGAGGCGTGGGTCAGCCTGGTGCTTGAGGGAGTCCTCACGTTCTTTCTGATGCTGGTGATTTTGGGGTCAGGCTCGCGTGGCGGGCCGCTTTTGAACGTGGCTATTGCGGTGGGGGCGACGGTGGGGCTGGAAGCGCTCTTTGCCGGGCCGATCTGCGGGGCGTCGATGAACCCGGCGCGGTCGATCGGGCCAGCGGTGGTGAGCGGGCACCTGGAGCATTTGTGGATGTACGTCGTCGCGCCGGTGGCGGGGGCGATCGGGGCGGTTGGTGTGTGGCGCGTGATCGAGCCGGCGAGCGAAGCACACGCGTAG
- a CDS encoding thioredoxin family protein encodes MKSKATFYHAGCPVCVSAEQSVAAALDKGRFDVEIVHLGKAMDRIATARRAGVKSVPALVIDGQAYHINFGANLSDLEK; translated from the coding sequence ATGAAGAGCAAGGCCACGTTTTATCATGCGGGATGTCCGGTGTGCGTCAGCGCGGAGCAGTCGGTCGCTGCGGCGCTGGACAAGGGACGGTTTGACGTCGAGATCGTTCACCTTGGAAAGGCCATGGACCGGATCGCCACGGCTCGTCGGGCGGGCGTGAAATCTGTTCCCGCGCTGGTGATCGATGGGCAGGCGTACCACATCAACTTTGGTGCGAATCTGAGCGACCTTGAGAAGTAG
- a CDS encoding helix-turn-helix transcriptional regulator → MIESIVGCKWSLHVLAQIRCGVNRPGALARSADGLTTKVLNERLNKMLRFGILARHAYPEVPPRVEYSLTPFGERFAEILDAVERLKHDAARGHIETNSTEVVDR, encoded by the coding sequence ATGATCGAGTCGATTGTCGGGTGCAAGTGGTCCCTCCACGTGCTGGCCCAAATCCGATGCGGAGTCAATCGACCAGGCGCGCTCGCCCGTTCGGCAGATGGTCTCACGACAAAGGTCCTGAACGAACGTTTGAACAAAATGCTCCGGTTTGGCATCCTCGCGCGCCACGCCTATCCCGAGGTCCCGCCACGCGTCGAGTACTCACTCACACCCTTCGGCGAGCGATTCGCCGAGATCCTCGATGCGGTTGAGCGTCTCAAACACGACGCGGCCAGAGGACACATCGAGACCAACTCGACAGAGGTCGTCGATCGTTGA
- a CDS encoding ABC transporter permease encodes MANLRLHLLRSILTALGIILGVAAVIIMSSLGEGSKREALSQLERLGARNIIVRSQRPPESQSQGQQQRSFVSRFGITRATFDVLAENFKDAEAIVPLKEVGSQVIRDDKRKTSQAFGTTPEFLTVANLHLAKGRYLNQSDLDQKEAVAVLGANVAREFFPLENPLEKTIRIDDRAFRVVGVLGEIGLAAGRGASLVGRDLNLDVHIPITTARAAFGDTVSRGGSGSFENTETEVAEVYIASPTRERVMPDAQRVRRILDVRHAATRDVIVHVPYELLENAKKTAMTFNLVFGAIAGISLLVGGIGIMNIMLASVTERTREIGIRRAIGATRDQILWQFLVETGVLTAMGGVVGVLLGVGGSLFVRWAVKRLPTAPVIGTLFPRDLNLPTSITPGSIVLAFAVATLTGLIFGMYPAKRAAAQDPIVALRHD; translated from the coding sequence TTGGCCAATCTCAGGCTCCACCTCCTGAGATCCATCCTCACCGCGCTCGGCATCATCCTCGGCGTCGCCGCCGTCATCATCATGAGCAGCCTCGGCGAAGGCTCCAAACGCGAGGCCCTCAGCCAACTCGAACGCCTCGGAGCCCGCAACATCATCGTCCGCTCCCAAAGGCCCCCCGAGAGCCAGAGCCAGGGCCAGCAGCAGCGAAGTTTCGTCAGCCGCTTCGGCATCACCCGCGCCACCTTCGACGTCCTCGCCGAAAACTTCAAGGACGCCGAGGCCATCGTCCCCCTCAAGGAAGTCGGCAGCCAGGTCATCCGTGACGACAAGCGAAAAACCAGCCAGGCCTTCGGCACCACCCCCGAGTTCCTCACCGTTGCCAACCTCCACCTCGCCAAAGGCCGCTACCTGAACCAGAGCGACCTCGACCAGAAAGAGGCCGTCGCCGTCCTCGGCGCCAATGTCGCCCGAGAGTTCTTCCCCCTCGAGAACCCCCTCGAAAAGACCATCCGCATCGACGACCGCGCCTTCCGAGTCGTCGGCGTCCTCGGCGAGATCGGCCTCGCCGCAGGCCGGGGCGCCTCCCTTGTCGGACGAGACCTCAACCTCGACGTCCACATCCCTATCACCACCGCCCGCGCCGCCTTTGGCGACACCGTCAGCCGCGGCGGCTCGGGAAGTTTCGAGAACACCGAGACCGAGGTCGCCGAGGTCTACATCGCCAGCCCCACACGCGAGCGCGTCATGCCCGACGCCCAGCGCGTCCGACGCATCCTCGACGTCCGCCATGCCGCCACACGCGACGTCATCGTCCACGTCCCCTACGAACTCCTCGAGAATGCCAAGAAGACCGCCATGACCTTCAACCTCGTCTTCGGCGCCATTGCCGGAATCTCCCTCCTCGTCGGCGGCATCGGCATCATGAACATCATGCTCGCCAGCGTCACCGAACGCACACGCGAGATCGGCATCCGCCGAGCCATCGGCGCCACCCGCGATCAAATCCTCTGGCAGTTCCTCGTCGAGACCGGCGTCCTCACCGCCATGGGCGGCGTCGTCGGAGTCCTCCTCGGCGTCGGCGGCAGCCTCTTCGTGCGATGGGCCGTCAAAAGACTCCCCACTGCCCCCGTCATCGGCACCCTCTTCCCCCGCGACCTCAACCTCCCCACCAGCATCACCCCGGGCTCCATCGTCCTCGCCTTCGCCGTCGCCACACTCACGGGCCTCATCTTCGGCATGTATCCCGCCAAGCGCGCCGCCGCTCAGGACCCCATCGTCGCCCTCCGCCACGATTAG
- a CDS encoding redoxin domain-containing protein codes for MSKAGGFVMALLLGAMVAGTAYFASIAGEKGSLSRAVASIDRGGMELELNGEDEMAPELSPNLGWVNTSVPLRFSDELKGHVVILDFWTYCCINCMHILPDLEFIEEKYKDQPVVVVGVHSAKFDNEGQRASVERAVKRYSIHHPVVIDDGMGIWTKYGVRAWPSFVVVDSRGFVVGSESGEGNRELLDQLVGALLEKGKKEGTLAAKAWRDPKAGTESSSKAGTKAEDVVSLSFPGKVLATRGDGGWLFVSDSTGNRVIAARLPGEDGVAKVERVIGKGWSVSPERTLVDGAADEAVFHDPQGLAFDGTRILYVADRENHAIRTIDTTTWRVGTLVGTGKQGYDRRGGRAGVVQSLASPWDVALSADVKTLYVAMAGTHQLWSVDVASGEARALAGSGRESIIDGSAREAALAQPSGLSLSGDGGTLYFADSETSAIRAMDLAKGTVRTIIGRGLFEFGDVDGTYPEARLQHCLGVSVIPGEAGKLLVADTYNHRLKIVDAGARSSRAFVGMGKRADGAIGEMKDLYLDEPGGVCVIGGVKEGEAAVAYVADTNNQRIIEVNLETKAWRVIRLKK; via the coding sequence ATGAGCAAGGCAGGTGGATTCGTGATGGCGCTGCTTCTTGGGGCGATGGTCGCGGGGACGGCATACTTCGCTTCGATCGCTGGGGAGAAGGGGTCGCTGTCGCGTGCCGTGGCGTCGATCGATCGTGGCGGGATGGAGTTGGAATTGAATGGAGAGGATGAGATGGCGCCGGAACTCTCGCCGAATCTGGGCTGGGTGAACACGAGTGTGCCGTTGCGGTTCAGCGATGAACTCAAGGGGCACGTGGTGATCCTGGATTTCTGGACGTACTGCTGCATCAACTGCATGCACATCCTACCGGATCTGGAGTTCATCGAGGAGAAGTACAAGGACCAGCCGGTGGTGGTGGTTGGCGTGCACAGCGCGAAGTTTGACAACGAGGGGCAGCGGGCGAGCGTGGAGCGGGCGGTGAAGCGGTACTCGATCCATCATCCGGTGGTGATCGATGACGGGATGGGGATCTGGACGAAGTATGGCGTGCGAGCGTGGCCGAGTTTCGTGGTGGTGGATTCGCGCGGGTTCGTGGTGGGGAGCGAGTCGGGGGAGGGGAATCGGGAGTTGCTCGATCAGTTGGTGGGGGCGCTCCTGGAGAAGGGGAAGAAGGAAGGGACGCTGGCGGCGAAGGCGTGGCGCGACCCGAAGGCGGGAACGGAATCGAGTTCGAAGGCTGGGACGAAGGCCGAGGACGTGGTCTCGCTTAGTTTCCCTGGGAAGGTGCTCGCGACGCGGGGCGATGGAGGATGGTTGTTTGTGAGCGATTCGACGGGGAATCGAGTGATCGCGGCGCGGCTGCCTGGTGAGGATGGCGTGGCGAAGGTTGAGCGGGTGATCGGGAAGGGGTGGTCTGTGTCGCCGGAGCGGACGCTGGTGGATGGGGCGGCGGATGAGGCCGTGTTCCATGATCCGCAGGGGCTGGCGTTTGATGGGACGCGGATTCTGTATGTCGCGGATCGGGAGAATCACGCAATTCGGACGATCGACACGACGACATGGCGCGTGGGGACGCTGGTGGGGACGGGGAAGCAGGGGTATGACCGTCGTGGTGGGCGTGCTGGGGTTGTGCAGTCGCTGGCTTCGCCGTGGGATGTGGCGCTCTCGGCGGACGTGAAGACGCTGTATGTCGCGATGGCGGGGACGCACCAGTTGTGGAGCGTGGATGTGGCGTCGGGCGAGGCGAGGGCGCTCGCGGGGTCGGGGCGGGAGTCGATCATTGATGGTTCAGCGAGGGAGGCGGCGCTCGCGCAGCCCTCGGGGTTGTCGTTGTCGGGTGATGGCGGGACGCTGTACTTCGCGGACTCGGAGACGTCGGCGATCCGGGCGATGGATCTGGCGAAGGGGACGGTGCGGACGATCATCGGGCGCGGGTTGTTCGAGTTTGGCGATGTGGATGGGACGTATCCGGAGGCGCGGCTGCAGCATTGCCTTGGGGTGAGCGTGATTCCGGGCGAGGCCGGGAAGTTGCTGGTGGCGGACACGTACAACCATCGGCTGAAGATTGTGGACGCCGGGGCGCGTTCGTCGCGGGCGTTTGTGGGGATGGGAAAGCGCGCCGATGGGGCGATCGGGGAGATGAAGGATTTGTATCTGGATGAGCCGGGGGGCGTGTGCGTGATTGGTGGCGTGAAGGAGGGGGAGGCCGCAGTGGCGTATGTCGCGGACACGAACAATCAGCGAATCATCGAGGTGAATCTTGAGACGAAGGCGTGGCGGGTGATCAGACTGAAGAAGTGA
- a CDS encoding RluA family pseudouridine synthase, which produces MPDSVSQDGDERVRVGAGASYIMRGGKVDPEAIRRALEEQSSRAETGEEGGGEGGEGGEDDSEIRRVVFEIRRDLKKRLDKYLTDRITFMSRSRLQRLIDEGGVLVNEKVPKASTVLHAGDVVEVVVPPPPERNIVPEAIPLDVLYEDDALIVVNKQADIIVHPARSHLRGTMLSALAYHLMHGSGRGGALSSVGKDIARPGVVHRLDRHTTGVIVFAKQDEAHWKLGHQFEHRRVDKRYLALVHGRVEPDVDVIELPIGPHPSKEKGYREKYVVRHDELGKPSTTVARVRERYTVPRIEGLATAEYTLVELELRTGRTHQIRVHLSHEGWAIVGDDMYGGRALGLRGERGDEVLVGWNANGMGPEASAPPKSVEGLMNRQALHACMLAFQHPVSGAAMRFEAPFRGDMARLVHTLRRLSGGGVRVASQGATIDVERVIGEDPEVSGSGSDGR; this is translated from the coding sequence ATGCCGGACTCTGTTTCTCAGGACGGCGATGAGCGTGTGCGTGTCGGGGCGGGGGCTTCGTACATCATGCGTGGCGGGAAGGTGGACCCCGAGGCGATCCGGCGGGCGCTGGAGGAGCAGTCTTCGCGTGCCGAGACTGGCGAAGAGGGCGGTGGCGAGGGTGGCGAGGGGGGCGAGGACGACAGCGAGATCCGGCGTGTCGTCTTTGAGATCCGGCGTGATCTGAAGAAGCGGCTGGACAAGTATCTGACGGATCGCATCACGTTTATGTCGCGGAGCCGTTTGCAGCGGCTGATCGACGAGGGCGGGGTGCTGGTGAACGAGAAGGTGCCGAAGGCGTCGACGGTGTTGCACGCGGGTGATGTGGTGGAGGTGGTAGTGCCGCCGCCGCCGGAGCGGAACATTGTTCCGGAGGCGATCCCGCTGGATGTGCTGTATGAGGACGACGCGTTGATCGTGGTGAACAAGCAGGCGGACATCATCGTGCATCCAGCGCGGAGCCATCTGCGTGGGACGATGCTGAGCGCGCTGGCGTACCACCTGATGCACGGTTCGGGGCGCGGCGGGGCGCTGTCGAGCGTGGGGAAGGACATCGCGAGGCCCGGTGTCGTGCATCGATTGGATCGGCACACGACGGGGGTGATCGTCTTTGCGAAGCAGGACGAGGCGCACTGGAAACTGGGGCACCAGTTCGAGCATCGGCGCGTGGACAAGCGGTACCTGGCGCTGGTGCATGGTCGTGTGGAGCCGGATGTGGATGTGATCGAGTTGCCGATCGGGCCTCATCCTTCGAAAGAGAAGGGGTATCGGGAGAAGTATGTCGTTCGGCACGACGAGTTGGGGAAGCCATCGACGACGGTGGCGCGGGTGCGTGAGCGGTACACGGTTCCCAGGATCGAAGGGCTGGCGACGGCGGAGTACACGTTGGTGGAGTTGGAGTTGCGAACGGGGCGGACGCACCAGATTCGGGTGCACCTGTCGCACGAGGGGTGGGCGATCGTGGGGGACGACATGTATGGCGGGCGGGCGCTGGGGCTGCGTGGCGAGCGAGGGGATGAGGTGCTGGTGGGTTGGAACGCGAACGGGATGGGGCCTGAGGCGTCGGCGCCGCCGAAGAGCGTGGAGGGTTTGATGAATCGGCAGGCGCTGCACGCGTGCATGCTGGCGTTTCAGCATCCGGTGAGTGGGGCGGCGATGCGGTTTGAGGCGCCGTTTCGCGGGGACATGGCGCGCCTGGTGCACACGCTGCGGCGATTGTCCGGGGGTGGTGTCAGGGTTGCGTCGCAGGGAGCGACCATTGATGTGGAGCGGGTGATTGGGGAGGATCCGGAGGTTTCGGGCTCGGGTTCGGATGGCCGATGA
- a CDS encoding 50S ribosome-binding GTPase — translation MIDATWRLLTPSHAAGAVAIVQIQGDVETVLRALGVRDVPVGHIALRSIVGVDTALVARLAETCAQIMPHGGIAVIAALAAALERAGVPRGTADACELYPEASTALEARMLDALARCASPLGIDLLLEQPRRHEMFHVEHGVWTEDDRRRARVLGRLMDPALVAIVGAANIGKSTLLNAMARRAVSVVADEPGTTLDHVGVMVECDGVVVRMVDTAGIREHGDAGEREARARALDLVREADLVLSCGDSTARPVAVETAGEIMTLALRADAGSAAFEHDLAVSGRTGAGCDRLSALIRERLVPKVELESDRAWKFWDEGET, via the coding sequence GTGATCGACGCCACCTGGCGGCTGCTGACGCCGTCCCACGCCGCGGGTGCGGTGGCGATCGTGCAGATCCAAGGCGATGTCGAAACCGTCCTGCGTGCGCTCGGCGTTCGCGACGTTCCGGTAGGTCACATCGCGCTGCGATCGATCGTTGGTGTGGACACGGCCCTGGTGGCCCGACTCGCCGAGACGTGCGCGCAGATCATGCCCCACGGCGGGATCGCCGTGATCGCCGCCCTCGCCGCCGCCCTCGAACGCGCGGGCGTTCCACGTGGAACCGCCGACGCGTGCGAGTTGTATCCCGAAGCGAGCACGGCGTTGGAAGCGCGCATGCTCGACGCGCTCGCGCGGTGCGCGAGTCCGTTGGGGATTGATTTGCTGTTGGAGCAGCCGCGGCGGCATGAGATGTTTCACGTGGAACATGGGGTGTGGACGGAGGATGATCGTCGACGCGCGCGCGTGCTTGGGCGATTGATGGATCCGGCGCTGGTGGCGATCGTGGGGGCGGCGAATATCGGGAAGTCGACGCTGCTCAACGCGATGGCACGCCGGGCGGTTTCGGTGGTGGCGGACGAGCCTGGGACGACGCTCGATCATGTGGGGGTGATGGTCGAGTGCGATGGTGTGGTTGTGCGGATGGTGGATACGGCGGGGATCCGCGAGCATGGCGATGCGGGGGAGCGTGAGGCGCGCGCGCGGGCGTTGGATCTGGTGCGTGAGGCGGATTTGGTTTTGTCGTGCGGCGATTCGACGGCGCGGCCTGTGGCGGTCGAGACGGCGGGCGAGATCATGACGCTGGCATTGCGCGCGGACGCGGGAAGTGCGGCGTTTGAACACGATCTTGCGGTTTCGGGGAGGACGGGCGCGGGCTGTGATCGGCTCTCGGCGTTGATTCGGGAGCGATTGGTGCCCAAGGTGGAGTTGGAGTCGGATCGGGCGTGGAAGTTCTGGGACGAGGGGGAGACTTAA
- a CDS encoding type III pantothenate kinase: MTDTPDDLSAVLAIHVGNSRTRLGLLRGASVESAESFDNADIKSIVARAAEWSSNEPDAVVALASVNHKVADALVTELRASLGVEVYRLGIDLPIAIPNALDDDSTVGQDRLLAALGAFTRVSSACVVIDAGTAVTVDFVDGEGVFQGGAIAPGVRMMLRALHEQTSALPKLEFAPQNPERGVFGKDTAHAMQLGVAASVRGLARYLVDQYAEAYGAYPPVLATGGDAVALFDGDPIIDRLDPDLQLVGIARSCQLALDDADDEDDL; the protein is encoded by the coding sequence ATGACCGACACGCCCGATGACCTCTCCGCCGTGCTCGCCATCCACGTGGGCAACTCACGCACCCGCCTCGGCCTGCTCCGCGGCGCCAGCGTCGAATCCGCCGAGTCCTTCGACAACGCCGACATCAAGTCCATCGTCGCCCGCGCCGCCGAGTGGTCGTCGAACGAACCGGATGCCGTCGTCGCCCTGGCGAGCGTGAATCACAAGGTTGCCGACGCACTCGTCACCGAACTCCGCGCCTCACTCGGCGTCGAGGTCTACCGCCTCGGCATCGATCTGCCCATCGCCATTCCCAACGCCCTCGACGATGATTCGACCGTCGGCCAGGACCGGCTCCTCGCCGCCCTCGGCGCGTTCACACGCGTCTCCTCGGCGTGCGTCGTCATCGATGCCGGCACCGCCGTCACCGTCGACTTCGTCGATGGCGAGGGCGTCTTCCAGGGCGGCGCCATCGCGCCCGGCGTCCGCATGATGCTCCGCGCCCTCCACGAGCAGACGAGCGCGCTCCCGAAACTCGAGTTCGCGCCGCAGAACCCCGAACGCGGCGTCTTCGGCAAGGACACCGCCCACGCCATGCAACTCGGTGTCGCCGCCAGCGTCCGCGGGCTCGCGCGATATCTCGTTGACCAATACGCCGAGGCCTATGGCGCCTACCCGCCCGTCCTCGCGACCGGCGGCGATGCCGTCGCCCTCTTCGACGGCGACCCCATCATCGATCGCCTCGACCCCGACCTCCAACTCGTCGGCATCGCGCGATCCTGCCAACTCGCCCTCGACGACGCCGACGACGAGGACGACTTGTGA
- a CDS encoding STAS domain-containing protein, whose amino-acid sequence MTQESRLRVKRQNDITVVEFVDRNILDEANIQAIGDEIATLIDAEATPKMLISFSNVDHLSSAALGTLITINNRVRHKNGQLRLSNIDPQIYEVFVITRLNKLFQIFETSDEAIKSFA is encoded by the coding sequence ATGACCCAGGAATCCCGGCTTCGCGTCAAGCGTCAGAACGACATCACGGTCGTCGAGTTTGTCGACCGCAACATTCTCGACGAGGCGAACATCCAGGCGATCGGCGACGAGATCGCGACGCTGATCGATGCCGAGGCGACGCCGAAGATGCTGATCAGTTTCTCGAACGTCGACCACCTGTCGTCGGCGGCGCTTGGCACGCTCATCACGATCAACAACCGCGTCCGGCACAAGAACGGGCAGTTGCGTCTCTCGAACATTGACCCGCAGATCTACGAGGTATTCGTGATCACGCGGCTGAACAAACTGTTCCAGATCTTCGAGACGTCTGACGAAGCGATCAAGAGTTTCGCGTGA
- a CDS encoding ATP-binding protein: MSGARLSSPAPTHGSATHAPSRGTIVVREGKAGIEPALVRLVVAIEEHAYPKAGVFAMRLALHEAITNAIVHGHKGMPETTPVLIEYEVTASHATFTVVDQGPGFDPEAIPDPTLDENLENTSGRGLMLIRAYMAEVSHNAAGNRLTMRFVRK; encoded by the coding sequence ATGAGTGGAGCCCGATTGAGTTCTCCCGCGCCCACACACGGTTCCGCGACGCATGCGCCCTCGCGCGGGACGATCGTGGTCCGCGAGGGGAAGGCGGGGATAGAGCCGGCCCTCGTTCGGCTCGTGGTGGCAATCGAGGAGCACGCCTATCCCAAGGCCGGGGTCTTCGCGATGAGGCTGGCCTTGCACGAGGCGATCACCAACGCGATCGTGCACGGACACAAGGGGATGCCCGAGACGACGCCCGTGTTGATTGAATATGAGGTGACGGCGTCCCACGCGACGTTCACGGTGGTCGACCAGGGACCGGGCTTCGACCCCGAGGCGATCCCCGACCCGACGCTCGACGAGAACCTCGAGAACACGTCGGGGCGGGGTTTGATGCTCATCCGGGCGTATATGGCCGAGGTCTCGCACAATGCCGCGGGGAACCGGCTGACGATGCGATTCGTCCGGAAATAA
- a CDS encoding IscS subfamily cysteine desulfurase encodes MKLPIYMDHAATTPCDPRVVEAMLPYFTKVFGNPGSRNHRFGWEAEAAVDNAREQVAALIGANDKEIIFTSGATESNNLAIKGAAYMYERAGAGSSKRGHIITSIIEHKAVLDPAKRLLKEGFDVTFLEPPADGIITAAMVKEAMREDTILVSLMWANNEIGTISEIREIGALCHEREIVFHTDATQWVGKMPTDVEKDNVDLMSFSGHKIYGPKGVGGLYVRRRRPRIRLQSLVDGGGQERGFRSGTLNVTGIVGLGKAAEIAKAEMHADGERLFKLRTKIEAELTKRLDSCAVNGHKDKRLPHLTNISFGFVEGESLMMAVKEIACSSGSACTSASLEPSYVLKGLGVGDELAHSSLRLSLGKGTTAEEVDYAIEKIAENVKKLRSLSPLYDMHNEGIDLSKVEWAHH; translated from the coding sequence CTGAAACTACCCATCTACATGGACCATGCTGCGACGACGCCGTGCGACCCTCGCGTGGTGGAGGCGATGCTGCCGTATTTCACGAAGGTGTTCGGGAATCCGGGGAGCCGGAACCATCGGTTCGGGTGGGAGGCGGAGGCGGCGGTGGACAACGCTCGCGAGCAGGTCGCGGCGCTGATCGGGGCGAACGACAAGGAGATCATTTTCACGTCGGGCGCGACGGAGAGCAACAACCTGGCGATCAAGGGCGCGGCATACATGTATGAGAGGGCCGGCGCGGGATCCTCGAAGCGTGGGCACATCATCACGAGCATCATCGAGCACAAGGCGGTCCTTGATCCGGCGAAGCGACTCCTTAAGGAAGGGTTCGATGTGACCTTCCTGGAGCCGCCGGCGGACGGGATCATCACGGCGGCGATGGTGAAGGAGGCGATGCGCGAGGACACGATTCTCGTGAGCCTGATGTGGGCGAACAACGAGATCGGGACGATCAGCGAGATCCGCGAGATCGGCGCGCTCTGCCACGAGCGAGAGATCGTGTTCCACACGGACGCGACGCAGTGGGTCGGGAAGATGCCGACGGACGTCGAGAAGGACAACGTCGACCTGATGTCGTTCAGCGGGCACAAGATCTATGGGCCCAAGGGCGTGGGCGGGTTGTACGTGCGTCGGCGCCGGCCTCGGATCCGGCTGCAGTCGCTCGTCGATGGCGGCGGGCAGGAGCGCGGGTTCCGTTCGGGGACTTTGAACGTGACTGGGATTGTGGGCCTCGGGAAGGCGGCGGAGATTGCGAAGGCCGAGATGCACGCGGACGGCGAGAGGCTGTTCAAACTCCGGACGAAGATCGAAGCGGAGTTGACGAAGCGTTTGGACAGTTGCGCGGTGAACGGGCACAAGGACAAGCGTCTGCCCCACCTGACGAACATCTCGTTCGGGTTTGTGGAGGGGGAGAGCCTGATGATGGCGGTGAAGGAGATCGCGTGCTCGAGCGGGAGCGCCTGCACGAGCGCGAGCCTGGAGCCGAGTTACGTGCTCAAGGGGTTGGGCGTCGGGGACGAACTGGCGCACAGTTCGCTGCGGCTGAGCCTTGGGAAGGGGACGACGGCGGAAGAGGTGGACTATGCGATCGAGAAGATCGCGGAGAATGTGAAGAAGTTGCGATCGCTCAGCCCTCTCTATGACATGCACAATGAGGGTATCGATCTGTCGAAAGTCGAATGGGCGCACCACTAG
- the iscU gene encoding Fe-S cluster assembly scaffold IscU encodes MAYGPKIIDHYEHPRNVGNFGTQAEVKSRKDVGVGLVGAPECGDVMQLQIKVDQETGLIEDAKFKCFGCGSAIASSSLATEWLKGKSLDEGLAIKNTQIVEELSLPPVKIHCSVLAEDAIRAAIADYKAKNGVKAAQSAHAGA; translated from the coding sequence ATGGCCTATGGACCGAAAATCATCGATCACTACGAGCACCCGCGGAACGTGGGGAACTTTGGCACGCAGGCCGAGGTGAAGTCGCGCAAGGACGTCGGCGTCGGGCTTGTCGGCGCGCCCGAGTGCGGCGACGTGATGCAACTCCAGATCAAGGTGGACCAGGAGACGGGCCTCATCGAGGACGCGAAGTTCAAGTGCTTCGGGTGCGGCTCGGCGATCGCGTCATCGTCGCTCGCGACGGAGTGGCTGAAGGGCAAATCGCTCGACGAGGGCCTGGCGATCAAGAACACGCAGATCGTGGAGGAGTTGAGCCTCCCGCCGGTGAAGATCCACTGCTCGGTGCTGGCGGAGGACGCCATCCGGGCGGCGATCGCGGATTACAAAGCGAAGAATGGCGTGAAGGCCGCACAGAGCGCGCACGCCGGAGCGTAG
- the erpA gene encoding iron-sulfur cluster insertion protein ErpA, protein MSTTTTTPSTETQGVILTEVAAKEIKRIIVEQELDAEKVRLRVGVKGGGCSGFSYILDLTETHKETDEVFEQHGVKIIVDPKSLLYLNGVTINFRDEIMGRGFVFDNPNATSTCGCGSSFQA, encoded by the coding sequence ATGAGCACGACAACGACCACACCGAGCACCGAGACCCAGGGCGTGATCCTCACCGAGGTGGCCGCGAAGGAGATCAAGCGGATCATCGTCGAGCAGGAACTCGACGCGGAAAAAGTCCGCCTGCGCGTGGGCGTGAAGGGAGGCGGGTGCTCGGGGTTCTCGTACATCCTCGATCTCACCGAGACGCACAAGGAGACCGACGAGGTCTTCGAGCAGCACGGCGTGAAGATCATCGTGGACCCGAAGAGCCTCTTGTACCTCAACGGCGTGACGATCAACTTCCGTGACGAGATCATGGGACGCGGGTTTGTGTTCGACAATCCCAACGCGACGAGCACCTGCGGCTGCGGATCGAGTTTCCAGGCCTGA